The window GGTGGAAAAATGGCAACAAATCAAATGTTGTTAAGAGATCTACCAATAACTGTATGGACAGACAAGACAACATATGATTATAATGACAAAATTATGGTACACGGCAACGTAGCAACTGTTTCTAAAATGCCAGTAACACTTACTGTTACGAGTCCAAATAATTCAATCGTAACTATTGCTCAATTAGATGTCAATAGTGATGGTAGTTTTGAAACGACTCTAATGACAGGTGGGGAATTGTGGAAACAAAAAGGTACATACACCATTAAAGTCAACTATGGTACTTTTGAGAAAAACAATAAAGTACTTGTTGAATTGACTGGTGAAACTTCAGCTAGTTCAAACAATTGTGGTTCTTCGGAGTTATATCTAAAGGGCAATTATTGTGTACCATACACCATTACGGGTGGAAAGGTGACTGGTGCAAGCATTAACAATAATGATAAATCAATTATTGTTAAAATCAGTGCAGATGAAGATGGAACACTTACATTAAATCCTGACAAATCAGTCCTTGACGGTATCTTCATGGTACTAGTTGATGGGCAAGAATGGGATGATGTTGAAATTGGTGACAACAGTGTCACAATAATGTTCCCAGCAGGTACTGAGAAAATTGAAGTGATAGGTACATTTGTAATTCCAGAATTTGGTACAATTGCAGTTATGATTCTAGCAGTAGCAATTATTTCAATAATTGCAGTATCTGCAAAATCAAGACTTAGCATTATGCCAAGATACTAAACCTACAAATTTTTCCATTTTTTCATTTTATTGATAGTAAAGGAAATATAGAATCATTCAACTAGAAATTTTGTGCAAGTAGTAATTATCTCTAGTGTCTTAATTTTGTTAGTTGCTTTCACCATACCAGCATTTGCAGAAACTCTAGTTTCAGTAGGGACAAATGCCAAATCATACAAGGAAGGAGAAACTATTGTAATTTCAGGGACAGTGTCTACTGTAATACCAGGAACTCCAATAACAATGCAGATTTTTAGTGAAGGTAATTTAGTCGATATTGCACAGATAACAGTTGCAGCAGATGGTAGTTATTCTCATACTATAATTGCACAAGGTCCATTGTGGACAAAAGCAGGAGAATATACAATAAGAGCATCATATGGGGAAGGAAAAATTGCAGAAACACAATTTGCTTTTGCATTAAAGAGTGGAGTAACTACAACGGACATATTTGAAGTGGATGCAGGGAGTTATGGAACATTTGATGTAGAGTATTCAATAGACGGTGGGACTGTAAAAAACATGCTAATAGATAAAGACATTTTTGCACTAATTGTTACAATTGAATCCACAGATAAGGGATCTATATCATTAAAAATTCCAAGAGAAGCACTTGATGCAAAAAAACAAGATGGTACAGATGACATATTTATTATAATAATTGATGGAATTGAGGCACCATATCAAGAAACAGTAACAGATAATGGCTCCAGAGTTATTACAATTAATTTTGAACAAGATGATTCAGATATTGAAATAATAGGCACTAAGATAATTCCAGAATTTGGGACAATCGCAGTTATGATTCTAGCAGTAGGAATCATTACAACAATAGCAGTTACAAGAAATAGATTTCAGATCAAAATTTAGAATGAATATTTTTCCTTAAACGGAGATACAGAACGTAATTCTGCAGTCACTTTTTTTAAGATATTTACTGTTTCATCTATTTGTGATTCAGTGTTGTATAATCCAAGCGTCAATCTCAAAGAACCTGTAATTTGCTCATAAGAATAGCCCATAGCCTCTAAGACATGAGATGCTTTTTGGGTATGAACTGAACATGCAGAACCGGTTGATGCAGCAATTCCATATTCATCTAATTTTATTATTAGATCCTCCCCTGCAACACCAAGAAATGTAAAATGAGCATTATTTGGCAATCGGTTTTCAGGATGACCATTAAGAGTAACACCAGGAATTTCTTTAAGAATTTTCAAAACAAGAATATCACGTAGTTTTTTCATATGAAAAATGTTTTCAGATAAATTAAGATTAGCAATTTCGCATGCTTTTCCAAATCCCACAATGTTTGCAACGTTTTCAGTACCTGAACGTAATCCATTTTCTTGACCACCACCTAAAATGATTGGATCTATATCAATTCCTTTTCTGATGTATAATGCCCCAATTCCTTTTGGGCCATTAATTTTATGAGAAGATATTGAAAGTAAATCAATACCTAATTTTTTAACATCTATTGGGATTTTTCCAACTGCTTGAATTGCATCGGTATGAAATGGAATATTTTTCTCATTGCATAATTTAGCAATTTTAGAAATTGGTTCAATTGTTCCAACCTCATTATTTGCAAACATTATTGAAACAAGACATGTGTTATCAGAAAGAGAATTTTCTAAAACTTCCAAATTCACCATTCCCTTATCATCTACTGGAATATACACAACATCATATCCATTTTTTGCTAATCTTTTAGAGGGTTCCAATATTGCATCGTGTTCTATAGAGGAAGTAATTATTTGCGAATTAGGTCTTTTCTCTGAAATCCCACAAAGAGCAGTATTGTTGGATTCAGTCCCACCAGAAGTAAATAAGATTTCAGATGATTCTGCATTAATCAGTTGAGCAATCTGCTTTCTTGCTTTTTCTATTGCCTTATGAGCCAATCTACCATAACGATGAATTGATGATGGATTACCATATTGTTCTTTAAGATACGGCAACATTGATTCTAAAACATTTTCATGTATTTGCGTTGATGCCGCATTATCGAGATAGATCAATCTGTAATCACGTTGATTTTTCCTGGTCTATATCCATCTGGATCAACTCGAACAGATAAGAATCCAATTAATTTTAGTTTATTTGTTATTTCAGTTAATATATCATCTTCAAAGATAGAAATTCTATCTTTTTCTACTTCAATTTTTGCATTACCGTCCAAGTCTCTGACTCTAACTTGTTTTAAATTTGTAATTTGTTTAACAATCGTTTCACCCAATTCTATACGGGTAAGCTTTTCAGAAGTAACCCTTTGTCCCCATGGAATACGGGATGCCAAACAAGAATTGGATGGTTTATCATATATGGATAGACCGACAGACTTTGCAGTACTACGGATTTCATTTTTTGTAAATCTAGTTTCCACAAGTGGACTGGATATACCATTTTTCTTTAATGCCTCAATTCCAGGCCTATATTCACCTAAATCATCTAGATTAGTTCCATCAACAATAACTTCCACATCATGTTGTTTTGCCAAGGAAATCAAATGATCACCTAACTCTAATCGGCAATGAAAGCATCGATCAGATGAATTTTTAACAAATTCTTCATTTTGAAGCTCGTCATAATCTACAAGAATTTGTTTAATTCCAATTTCTGAGCAAATTTGTTTTGCAGTTTCCAGTTCCTCTTTTGATAAAGTTTTGTAATCAGCAGTTACTGCAATTGCAGAATTTCCTAATTTTTGAAATGCAGCATATGCTACAAGTGCACTATCGACACCGCCAGAGAGGGCGATCATTACTTTATTTTTGTTTTCAAACCAATCTATGAGATCATCAAGTTTTCCCATTATCTATCCATCCATATGTTCTATTTTTGTTCTAATCAAAGATTCTGTTTCCTTAATTGATTTGTTTAGTTTATTTGATATTAATTTTAAATCATCAAATTCAATTTTAAAGTGATTTTTTCCTTTAAAAGTTGAAACTTTGTATTTTACAACAAATTCTTTTCCATCAAGAATTAATTTAGCATTATGTGATGTTCTTGGAACAATAAATCTGTCCGAAGTTGATATGCGAATTCCTAGAGTTCCAGTTTCAGTTACCAAAATATCCACAATATCATGCATTGATGCATCATCACAAATTACTGTAATGAGATTGGTTGGTCGTCCCTTCTTTGTAATGCCATGATAAATCGAGACATCTTTGGCACCATTTTCCATAATTTTTTCAATCATATTTCCCAGAATTTCTCCAGGTACATCATCTACATTGGTTTCTAAGATCTTGATAGAATCTATTTGAAAGTTGTTTGTCTGTGTGCCTTTAACAATTTTTAATACATTTGAAAAACCCTCAAAATTTTTTTGTCCTGCACCATATCCAATAGATGCTATTTTCATTGAAGGATAATACTCAGCAGATGTTTTTGAAAGATTAACTAGAATACTAGCACCTGTAGGAGTAGTCAATTCATCTTTTACGTGGCCTCCATGAATAGACAAATTAGAATCCCTCAAGATTTCAAGAATTGCACTTGCAGGATTTGACATTATTCCATGCGAGAATGAAACATTTCCTCCACCTACTGCTACAGGCATGCAAATAATTTCTTCATCAAGCATACCTAAATCATCAATTGCTATTGCGGTTCCAACAATATCAATTAAAGTATCAATACTAGACGCTTCATGAAAATGAACAGAATTAATAGGTAAACCATGGATTTTAGATTCAGAAGAAATCAATGTGTCAATACAAGATTCTGCAAATATTTTTGCCTTTTCAGATAGACCAATTTCTTTTGTTAAATTAATAATTGCATTTTTTATTTCAATTCCTTTTCTTTCATGAACATGTTCGTCTATTTCTAAAATTAATTCAGTGGCATTTATTCCGTGTTTATCAATTTTTTTAAAATCAATTTTTTTTGATAACTGAATCAGATAAGAATTTTTCAGACAATTTAACACCATCTATAATTTTAATTTTATTTGCCCCGATATCCACTAAAGAACATAAAAGCATATCACCGGATACACCAGCAATTTGTGGATCTATTACAATAACCATAGATAGAAGATTGCTAAAAATGCATATAAATTCTGTCTAAAGAGATAAAAAATTTCACTAGATTTAATTATTGAAAATTTGGAGCTTTACTTATGATTACAATAATAGGTTCAGGAAAAGTTGGAGGCGATGCAGCTTTGTTCTCCGCATTAAAGAGACTAGATGATCAAATACTATTGCTGGATGTTGCAGCAGGATTACCTCAAGGAGAAGCAATGGATATCAATCACATGTTATCAGAGCAAGGAATTGATGTAGAGGTAAAAGGCTCCAATAATTTTGAAGACATGAAAGGCTCCAATATCGTAGTTGTAGTTGCAGGTTCTGGAAGAAAGCCAGGAATGACAAGGATGGATCTTTTAAAAATTAATGCAACAATTGTGAAAAGTGTTGTTGAAAATATTAAAAAATATGCCAGTGATTCTATGATAATTCCAGTTACAAACCCACTTGATCCAATGGCATACATTACTTACAAGGTATCAGGATTTGACCGAAGTCGTATTTTTGGAATGGGTGGAATGTTAGATTTATCCAGATTCAGACAATTTATTCATGAGGCTACCGGATATTCTCGTGATTCCATAAGAGCACTAGTTATCGGAGAACACGGAGAAAACATGTTACCACTTCCAAGATTTTCATCAGTTTCAGGAATTCCACTTAATACAATTCTTCCAAAACAAAAATTAGATGAACTTGTTCAAAACACAAAACAAGTTGCAGCCAAAGTTATTGAATTAAAGGGAGCAACAGTACACGCCCCAGGAAATGCAATTTCTGCAATGATAGAATCTGTGGTAAGAGATAGAAAACAAGTGATACCTGTTTCAACATATCTTGATGGAGAATACGGGTATTCAGATGTCACAATAGGTGTTCCAGCAGTAATTGGAAAGAAAGGAGTTGAAAAAATAATAAAATTAGATCTAAATGCTGAAGAAAAACAAGTCTTTGATACTGCAATCCAAAGTGTAAAGAGTGCAATTTCAGGCATTCAAATCTAAGCATTTTTTTATTCAAACGTTAATGAAACACCATTGGAAATTCGTGAAATTTTAGAATCATTGGAA is drawn from Candidatus Nitrosarchaeum limnium SFB1 and contains these coding sequences:
- a CDS encoding hypothetical protein (hypothetical protein Nmar_0343), with product MNNRTSFALLAVLTAVGTLTLSSAYAECLTCDDAVGGKMATNQMLLRDLPITVWTDKTTYDYNDKIMVHGNVATVSKMPVTLTVTSPNNSIVTIAQLDVNSDGSFETTLMTGGELWKQKGTYTIKVNYGTFEKNNKVLVELTGETSASSNNCGSSELYLKGNYCVPYTITGGKVTGASINNNDKSIIVKISADEDGTLTLNPDKSVLDGIFMVLVDGQEWDDVEIGDNSVTIMFPAGTEKIEVIGTFVIPEFGTIAVMILAVAIISIIAVSAKSRLSIMPRY
- a CDS encoding hypothetical protein (hypothetical protein Nmar_0342), with product MLVAFTIPAFAETLVSVGTNAKSYKEGETIVISGTVSTVIPGTPITMQIFSEGNLVDIAQITVAADGSYSHTIIAQGPLWTKAGEYTIRASYGEGKIAETQFAFALKSGVTTTDIFEVDAGSYGTFDVEYSIDGGTVKNMLIDKDIFALIVTIESTDKGSISLKIPREALDAKKQDGTDDIFIIIIDGIEAPYQETVTDNGSRVITINFEQDDSDIEIIGTKIIPEFGTIAVMILAVGIITTIAVTRNRFQIKI
- a CDS encoding cysteine desulfurase; translation: MLPYLKEQYGNPSSIHRYGRLAHKAIEKARKQIAQLINAESSEILFTSGGTESNNTALCGISEKRPNSQIITSSIEHDAILEPSKRLAKNGYDVVYIPVDDKGMVNLEVLENSLSDNTCLVSIMFANNEVGTIEPISKIAKLCNEKNIPFHTDAIQAVGKIPIDVKKLGIDLLSISSHKINGPKGIGALYIRKGIDIDPIILGGGQENGLRSGTENVANIVGFGKACEIANLNLSENIFHMKKLRDILVLKILKEIPGVTLNGHPENRLPNNAHFTFLGVAGEDLIIKLDEYGIAASTGSACSVHTQKASHVLEAMGYSYEQITGSLRLTLGLYNTESQIDETVNILKKVTAELRSVSPFKEKYSF
- a CDS encoding ExsB family protein; translation: MGKLDDLIDWFENKNKVMIALSGGVDSALVAYAAFQKLGNSAIAVTADYKTLSKEELETAKQICSEIGIKQILVDYDELQNEEFVKNSSDRCFHCRLELGDHLISLAKQHDVEVIVDGTNLDDLGEYRPGIEALKKNGISSPLVETRFTKNEIRSTAKSVGLSIYDKPSNSCLASRIPWGQRVTSEKLTRIELGETIVKQITNLKQVRVRDLDGNAKIEVEKDRISIFEDDILTEITNKLKLIGFLSVRVDPDGYRPGKINVITD
- a CDS encoding hypothetical protein (hypothetical protein Nmar_0339); this encodes MVLNCLKNSYLIQLSKKIDFKKIDKHGINATELILEIDEHVHERKGIEIKNAIINLTKEIGLSEKAKIFAESCIDTLISSESKIHGLPINSVHFHEASSIDTLIDIVGTAIAIDDLGMLDEEIICMPVAVGGGNVSFSHGIMSNPASAILEILRDSNLSIHGGHVKDELTTPTGASILVNLSKTSAEYYPSMKIASIGYGAGQKNFEGFSNVLKIVKGTQTNNFQIDSIKILETNVDDVPGEILGNMIEKIMENGAKDVSIYHGITKKGRPTNLITVICDDASMHDIVDILVTETGTLGIRISTSDRFIVPRTSHNAKLILDGKEFVVKYKVSTFKGKNHFKIEFDDLKLISNKLNKSIKETESLIRTKIEHMDG
- a CDS encoding malate dehydrogenase; the encoded protein is MITIIGSGKVGGDAALFSALKRLDDQILLLDVAAGLPQGEAMDINHMLSEQGIDVEVKGSNNFEDMKGSNIVVVVAGSGRKPGMTRMDLLKINATIVKSVVENIKKYASDSMIIPVTNPLDPMAYITYKVSGFDRSRIFGMGGMLDLSRFRQFIHEATGYSRDSIRALVIGEHGENMLPLPRFSSVSGIPLNTILPKQKLDELVQNTKQVAAKVIELKGATVHAPGNAISAMIESVVRDRKQVIPVSTYLDGEYGYSDVTIGVPAVIGKKGVEKIIKLDLNAEEKQVFDTAIQSVKSAISGIQI